In the Diceros bicornis minor isolate mBicDic1 chromosome X, mDicBic1.mat.cur, whole genome shotgun sequence genome, TCCCTCTGACAACACAACACCTGCCCTGGGCTCCCTGATTTGTGCTGCAGTTTCCTAACCTAACATCACACTTGGCACATGCACGGATCCATTTCCTGCAAGATTTGCAGTAGGGAAACTGGTCAAGTGTTCGCAGGGATGTGTCCTTTCCCAGGAAGCCTTTCACGAGGAGACAAGACCTGAGATGAGGACCCCCACGAATAAGGACTGAGGAGACAACCACCCACCAGTATAGGAGTCACCCCAAGACCTAAGGAGGGTGACCTCAGTTCAGTAGAAGGAGTCGTCCCAGGCTCTGATAGGCGTGGTGAGGGCCAAGAATCAGGAAGAATGGAAAGATCCAGCCGAAAAAGTGAGGTCCTGTAGAGTTGCATCTCTGCTGTCTGTTCTCGGAGGCCCTCAAGGACCGTGATCGAATGAGGATCACCCTGATTTCCAGCTTAGAATTCTCAGGAAAGCAGGACCATGATGTAAGACAAGCAGCTTCAGGAAAGCAGAAGGTGGACTGACAGGATTGATGGATTACCATCTGTCAAGGTGAGCACCCAAATATGGACCAAGGGTAGCACCCATAGCATAAAAGGAGGCCCCACGAAGTCTCCTTTGCTGTCAACCCCAGGAAGCCCTGGGCGCAGATGTCAGGCTGATTTCAGCCTGGAAAGTCTCAAGGAGGTGAGGGCCTCTGGCTAATGGGGGCAGCCTCAGTTTTGCAGAGGGAGGGACCTGGGGCCTGACGAGAATCCATGTGAACACCCTGAGTGCTATGAGGGGACGTCCGAAAGCAGACGGACCAAATAGAGTCCCATAGTGTTCTGAGCCCTGGGAGACCCAGAAGAGCTGCCCCTGAGGAGTCCCCTCGTGCCACCTGTGTGGTCTCAGGGAGAAAAGGGGCTTGTCCAATAGGATAGCGCCCCAGTGCTGCAGAGGGAGGAGTCTCGGCTGAAACCAGAGTCAAGGTGAGGACCCTCAGTGCTGATGAGAGGACCTCTCCCCAAAGAGCCATGCTCGCAGAGTCCCGCCCCTCTGCTCAGGCCTGGGAGGCGCCAGGCAGATGGCAGGCGCAGTCAGACTTCCCACTAGGGACTGAGGAAGCCGAGGGCTTTGTTTGGGGTCGGGACTCGGGCCAGTAGAGGGAGGAGTCCCGGGCTCTGATAGGTTCCGAGCTGAGCACCCTGAGTGAGGGGCTCGGGACCACCGACAGCTAAACGACGGGGTACCACAGAGCCCTGCCCCCAGCCGTCGGCCCTCGGAGACCCCCTGGGCAGCCGCTGCCGGATACGGCTCACCCCGACTTCCTTcgacttccttcctttcccttccttttcgCCCGGAGGACCTCACCGGGGGGCGCTGCGGTGTGCTGGCCTGACGGTGGACTCCCGGAACTGAGGTGAGGACCTGAATGTGGACTGGAGGGACCCCTCCCCGTCTGTCCCGTAGCAAAGGTGGCCCCACAAAGTACCGTCCCGCAATCGGCAGTGTGAGGCCCTGGCCGGAGCCATAAGGGCGAGGAGTCCCCTCCATGTTGCCACGTGGAGGGCCTCGGGAAGGGGAGGCCTTTTTTGTCTAAAGAGGGCAGCCGCTGGAGcgagccctgatggcctggtgggTCCAGGTTGGCGCTGCGCTGCGGCTCAGGCGCGATGCCACACCGCTCGTCCCtcagcagccgtgctgtggcggctgcTCGCATGGAACTGAAGGGCTCGCAACTGGACACGGCTAGGGACTGGGGCTCTGCTGGGGAGACGGAAGGGCGAAGATTGGCGACAGAGGTTGGCGAACGCCGAGTCTTcccctccagaaagaaaaaaaaacagagggcaGCCTCTGTAGGCAAACGGAGGAGTCCGGCCCTCGCAGGTGATGAGATGGGATCCTCAGAGCTAATGAGGGTCCCTCCTTCCAACAGAGGTGACGTCACAGAGCCCCGCTCCTGCTATCAGTCCTGGAATGCCCCGGAGGAACGCAGGCTAAGATAACCCCTCATTtttgcctggggtgggggtctCAGCTAGAGAAAGGCCTTTATCTGAAGGGGGAAGCCCCATTAGGCAGAGGAAGGAGTTTGGGCCCTAAACGCAGTAAAGGTAGGACTGTCAGAGCTAATCAGCAGACCTCCCCTCAAGATAGGGAGctgaagggccagcctggtggctacCGGTTAAGTTGGCCCGTTCCACtccggcggccccggggttcaccgcctggatcccaggcgcagacctccaccactcaccaagccatgctgtgagccACATACGagatagaggatgatgggcacagatgttagctcagggcccgtcttcctcaccgaaaataaaaaaatagggaGCTGCACAGAACAGTACGTCTGCTCTCAGATCTGGGAGATCCTTGTGCCCAGACATGGAAGCCAGATGTGGAGCAGCCTATCTTCTCTTCTAGCtgatgagggaggggagggctTTGGTCTGAAGCTTATAGACTCAGGTCAGTCGATGGAGGAATCCCAAATCCTATCCGGAGTCAAGGTCAAACTCCTGAATGAGGATTGAGGGAAGAAAAACGTGAACCCAATAGAGCCCTGGCCCTACTAGCAGACCTGGGAGACTCAGGCATGGTGACATGATGAGTCTTACTTCTTCCCAGAGCACCGCAGGGAGGTGAGGAACCTCGTTGATGAGGGTAGCCTCAGTCAGGAGACAGAGGATTTCCAGGTAGTGCCAGGAGCCAAGGAGAGGACCCTTAGAACTGAGGGGACCACCTACCCCACAACTGTGAGGGCAACACAGAATCCCTTGTTGATTGTAAGCCTTGGAAGTCCACACACAGTTGTGGCTAGATGAGGAGAATCTCACTTCTTTCTAGTGGGTCTCAGGGAGTTGGGGGCCCTAGTATGGGAGGACAAGCCTCAAGTCAAGAGACAGGATTTCTAGGTCCTGCCAGAAGTCgaggtgaggacactgagggaTGACTGAGATGAGCACCCACCCAAAGCAGTGGGGGCCTACAAAGACCCACCGCCCTCCACCCTGGGGAACCCCAAGTAGAGGTGGCCGGATGTGTTACCCCTCACTTCCAGCCCAGGGGACTCAGGGAGATGTGGGCCTTGATCTGAAGCTGGAAGACTCAGGTGGGCTGAGGGAGGAGCCTAGATCCtgtctgagagagaactgaagagGCCAATGACGCCAGAACAGTGGTGTCCCCGAGAGTCCAGCCCCTGCCACCAATCTGGGGAGCCCATGGACAGGGATGACCGGAAGTGGCATCACCCTTCTTTCATCTTGGGGTTTTCGGGAAGGTAAGAATCTTAATGTGATGCGAGGGAGCTCGGGTCAGCAGAGGGAGGATTTCCATGTTTTGCCAGGACTCAGAGGGAGGATTCTGAGCACTGCGGGGAACTCCACCCCACACCAGCAGGGACCCCACAGGGTTCGTCTCCATGGTCAGTCCTAGGAGTCCCCAGCCACTGGTGTCAGGCAGCAGTGCCCATCAGTTCCCACTCAGAGGGTACAGGGAAGAGAGAGTCTTAGTCTGGGGGAGGAATCTTAGGCCCTCCTATGTGTAAAAACTGGGGACCTTGGTGAGGACCACACATCATAGGGCCTCAACCTGCCTGCTACAGCTTTCAGCCTCTGGAGACCACGGGCAGTTTGGCCAGATAGAGCCATCCTCACATCTACTACTGGGTCTCAGTGAGTTGTGGGCCTTGCTGTGAGGAGAAGTCCTCAGGTCAAGAGAGAGGGGCGTGCCCAGATCCTCCCAGAAGTCAAAGTGGGGACTGTGACTGATGACTGAAGATACCACCCCACCTCTGCCAAATGAAAGGAGCAACAAAGATTCTTTCCCAGTCCCTACACTCAGAACATGAAGGCTCAGCGCAAGGTTGTCAGGCTGAGACTCCACATTTCTTTGTTTCAGGTCCAATGGAGGTCCTTCATATGAAGGTGCATCACCAGTCAGCAAAAGGGAGGGTCCCAGACTCTGTGTAGACAAGATAAAGACTCTGAGTGAGGACTGAGGACAAATGAGTCTAGGACAGAGAGGTCCCCCAGAAGTGTCAGCACTGTACACCCCAGCAGGGCTGGTTGGCTGAGGCAACTCCTCATTTCCTTCTCGTGGGTCCCAGGGAGCTTTGAGGTGTCAACTTTAGAGCAGCAGAGGAAAGAGATGCCAGGCCCTACCAAGAGTTGACGTGATAGGCCTCTTTGTGAACTCAGGGGACCCTTGTTCCCAGATGAAGAGGGCTCACGTTACCAGCCCCCgttttgaacccaggcagccacagACAAGGCTGGCAGGCTGTTGCCTGAATCCTGCTCACTCGAACTTCCTCCGCTGGGTTCTCAGGACAGGCTCAGCAAGAGCCAGAGCCCTGTGGCATCCGAGAGCggtgatctcaaggaaacctgcAGAGGTGGCTCCTTCAAAGCCAAGGTGGAATCTCCCTCCTGATGGTCTCACAGCTTGTCATCTCCCTCCTCCAGGTTCCCGCATCACCTGCTGTCCTGCCTACACTTCTGCCTGCTGTCCCTGAGCACAGTCATGCCTCGAGGTCAGAATAGTAAGCTCCGTGCACGTGAGAAACGTCGTCAGGCGCGGGATGAGACCCAGGGTCCTAGGGGTGCtctggccactgcagcagaggtcAGAGAGTCCCCCACCTCCCCTGTGTCTGGGGGTACCCCCCCGAGCTCCCCTGCTGCTGGCTGTCCCCAGaagcctcagggagccccagccgCTAGGTCTCGTGCTGCAGGTGTTTCACACCCAAGATCTCATGTGGGTGCCAAGAGTCAAGTTGAGGAAAGTGAAAAttcctcccaggcctcaacctcCACTCAGAGCCCTCACGATGATCTTCTAACCAGGAAGGTGGGGCTGTTGATGGAATTCCTGCTGGACAAGTATCAAATGAAGGAGCCCATTAAGAGGGTAGACATGCTGAGGCTTGTCCACAAGAGGTACAGGGAGCACTTCCCTGAGATCCTCAGGAGAGTCTCTGAACGCATAGAGCTGGTCTTTGGCCTTTACTTGAAGGAAGTCAGGCCCATTGGCCTCTGCTATACCCTCGTCGGCAAGCTAGACCTCCGCGAAGATGGAAGTCTGAGCGACGACTGGGGATTTCCTAAGAGTGGGCTTCTGATGCCTCTCCTGGGTGTCATCTTCTTGAATGGCAACCGCGCCCCTGAGGAGGAGATCTGGGAATTCCTGAATATGTTGGGCGTCTATGATGGAAGAAGGCACTTTATCTTCGGGGAGCCCAGGAAGGTCATCACCCAAGATTTGGTGCAGGAAAAGTACCTGGAGTATCGTCAAGTGCCCAACAGTGCTCCTCCACGCTATGAGTTCCGGTGGGGTCCCAGAGCCCATGCTGAAACCAGCAAGATGAAAGTCCTAGAGTTTGTGGCCAAAGTCTATGGTACGGTTCCCAGTGCCTTTCCATCCTATTATGAAGAGGCTTTGAGAGATGGGGCAGAGAGAGCCCGAGCCAGGCCCGCAGCCAGGGCTGCCACTACTGCCAAGGCCAGTGCACGTTCCAGGGCCACATCCAGCCGATACTCTCACCCCAAGTGAGGTCTCAGGCAGATTCTTCACTTTGTGGTTGACCAGTGTTCCTGATATGCATTAATGACTtctcgacttttttttttttatcgttgTTCAAGTGGTGTTCAACAGAAAGTTTATTTCCATTCAGGACGTAAGTTTATGAATGACACGGATCACACATTTATTGCTGTTTGTCAGGTTTAGGAGTAAAAGTTCTGTTTTTTGAAATACAAATTGGAAACCCTTAAATCACTTTTGTGATCCAGAACAAGATAGCGTGGCTTTAAGACCGGAATATCCTTGGAAATGTGAAAGAACGCCACACTAAAATAGTTGGGATCAGAAGatagagagagggaaagacagaaagtaaaaggTGGTCAATTCTTGGTTTGCCTGACTCCATTTAGtctttgtttttgtaaatttaaaagacatatacCTGGATTTGCTTATGTGTTTTCAAGAATGTTCGAGCATATAAATCATAGTAAATCAGACCTCTTTGTTCATGGCTCTTATTTTATGCAAACATTAATTGAGCATCTGCTCTTTGGAAGTCTTCATGCTTGTACTGCGGATGTTGGGTCAAAGAAGACCTAGCCCCCGCCCATGCGATTATAGATTCTAGGAGAAGCTATCCTTATGGAAGAGGGTGAGATGCTCTCCAATTCGTAAAGAATAAGTGAAAAGGGTGAAGAGAGGGCAAAGAAAACACATTACTTAGTTTTCATTGCTAAGCAGAATTTTGGTTGATTGGGAgcgttttgttttcttttgtttgctggaACACTGCATAGTCTCTGATAtccagtaaattaaaaaaaaataaatcgcTGGTAACGTCTGAGGTCAAGCTAATCAGACCAATTAAGTGCCACTTCCTAATGTCTCGGCATGAGACAGATGCTTTCCATACATTACGTATACGCCACCAGTCCTACAAGACAGGGCTCATCAAACTCGCTTCACAGCGGAGAGCCTGAGACTGGGAGAGTTA is a window encoding:
- the LOC131400466 gene encoding melanoma-associated antigen B1-like, whose translation is MPRGQNSKLRAREKRRQARDETQGPRGALATAAEVRESPTSPVSGGTPPSSPAAGCPQKPQGAPAARSRAAGVSHPRSHVGAKSQVEESENSSQASTSTQSPHDDLLTRKVGLLMEFLLDKYQMKEPIKRVDMLRLVHKRYREHFPEILRRVSERIELVFGLYLKEVRPIGLCYTLVGKLDLREDGSLSDDWGFPKSGLLMPLLGVIFLNGNRAPEEEIWEFLNMLGVYDGRRHFIFGEPRKVITQDLVQEKYLEYRQVPNSAPPRYEFRWGPRAHAETSKMKVLEFVAKVYGTVPSAFPSYYEEALRDGAERARARPAARAATTAKASARSRATSSRYSHPK